In Planctomycetota bacterium, the DNA window CCCGATCCGGAAGCCCGGCGGGGTGCGGCATCCACCGGGACGGAGGCGGATGGCCCTGGGGGTCGCTCGGTCCAACCATGCTCGGTGGCCATGCCCCGAGGCCGAGGAGGTCCGAGGCGTCCAGGAGGTGCCCATGCCCGCCCGCGTGATCGCGATCGTCGTGCTGCTGCTCGCCCTGCCCGCGTGGGCCCAGCCCTACGGGCCGGACGACCCCAGGTCGGACGTGCGCTCCTGGATCGGCGACGCCCGCACGCGGTACGACGTGGACCTCAGCCGGTCGCGTTCGCAGCTGGTCACCATCACCAAGACGATGCGGAACCTGGAGCGGGACGCCGTCGAGGTCCGGCTGCCCACCTGGCGGCCGGGCCGCTATGAGATTCTGGACCCCGCGGGCACGATCCGCACGATCGAGGGCGTCGACGGCGGCGGGAACGCCGTGCCGCACGAGCGGGTGGACAAGGCGACCTGGCGCTTCCCAACCCGCGGCGTCGACGAGCTGCGCATCACCTACACGATCTACGCCAACTCGATCAACAACCGCACGCGGCACGCCGACGCGACGCACGCCTTCCTGAGTCCGTCGTCCTGCTTCCTGTACACCGACGAACGCCGCGGCGAGCCGCTCTTGGTCGGGTTCCGCAAGCCCCGCGGCTGGAGGGTCTCGACGGGGCTGGATCCCCACCCACTCCTCGACGATACCTTTGCGGCCGTCGACTATGACACGCTGGTCGATAGCCCGTTCGAGGTCGGCGAGCACGACTACACGGGGTTTGTGGTCCGCGGCGTGCCGCACGAGATCGTCATCTGGGGCCGGCACGAGGCCGACCTCGAGGAGCTCGCGGTCGACTTCGCCAAGATCGTCGAGCACCAGGCGGAGATGTACGAGGGCGACGGCCCGCTGCCCTACGGCCGCTACGTCTTCCAGATCCACGTCGGGCCGACGCTGGGTGGCGGCACCGAGCACCTCAACTCGACCATCATGCAGGCCCGGCCGGCCAGCTTCACCGACCAGGGGCGCTACGAGGGCTTCCTCGGGCTGGTCAGCCACGAGATGTACCACGCCTGGAACGTCAAGCGGCTGCGGCCGGCGGGCCTGACGCCCTACGACTACCAGCGCGAGAACTACACCGATCTGCTCTGGGTTGCCGAGGGCACCACGAGCTACTACGACGACCTCACGCTCGTGCGGACCGGGCTGATCGACGTCCGCGAGTACCTCGACCGCATGGAGGGCACCGTGCGATCGACGCGCGCGGCGCCCGGGCTGCTCGTGCAGTCCCTCGCGGGCTCGAGCTTCGACGCCTGGATCAAGTTCAACAACCGGTCGGCCGACTGGTCCAACATCGACGTCAACTTCTACGGCCAGGGCGCGCTCGCGAGCCTCGTGCTCGACCTGTGGATCCGCGAGAACACCGCCAATCGCAGCAGCCTCGACGATGTGATGGCCGAGCTGTACCGCCGGCACCCGCTGGAGTCGGGCGGCTTCACGCTGCTCGACATGGCCGACGCGCTGTCCCGCGTGGGCAACTTCTCGCGGAGCGAGGCGGTGCGGATGCTGGCGGACGTCGCCAACACGCCGGGCGATCTGCCGCTGGAGCGGAACCTGGCGTTCGTCGGCCTCGAGCTGACGCCCCGCGAGCCCGACGACGGCGCCGATATCGGCGTGCGGTTGCGGGATCGCGACGGCTTCGCCGAGGTGCGATCGGTTGTCGATGGCCGCCCCGCCTTCGACGCCGGGCTCATCGCGGGCGACCTGATCGTCGCGGTCGGCACGCTGCGGGCGACCCCGGCCGCCATGGACGACTTGCTCGATCGCACCGAGCCCGGAGACGTCCTGTCGCTGGCCTTCTTCCGCAACGGCGAGCTGCAGACCCTCGACGTCGAGACGGTCGCGAAGCCGCCGAGCGGCTGGGACCTGGACCACGCCGACGAGCCGACCAGGCAGCAGCGCGACGCCTACGAGGCGTGGCTCGGCCTCGGGTGGCCCGGTGATGAGTCGTCCGGCACCGAGTCGGACGGCTAGTTCGGCACGAGGCCGGCCGCCTCGTCGAGTAGCGCCGCGGCGGTCGCCTCGTCGGGGGCCTCGGCGATCAGCCGCAGGATGGGCTCGGTGTTGCTCGCGCGGACGCTGAACCAGGCCCGCTGCTCCTCTAGGTCGACGCGGA includes these proteins:
- a CDS encoding PDZ domain-containing protein, whose product is MPARVIAIVVLLLALPAWAQPYGPDDPRSDVRSWIGDARTRYDVDLSRSRSQLVTITKTMRNLERDAVEVRLPTWRPGRYEILDPAGTIRTIEGVDGGGNAVPHERVDKATWRFPTRGVDELRITYTIYANSINNRTRHADATHAFLSPSSCFLYTDERRGEPLLVGFRKPRGWRVSTGLDPHPLLDDTFAAVDYDTLVDSPFEVGEHDYTGFVVRGVPHEIVIWGRHEADLEELAVDFAKIVEHQAEMYEGDGPLPYGRYVFQIHVGPTLGGGTEHLNSTIMQARPASFTDQGRYEGFLGLVSHEMYHAWNVKRLRPAGLTPYDYQRENYTDLLWVAEGTTSYYDDLTLVRTGLIDVREYLDRMEGTVRSTRAAPGLLVQSLAGSSFDAWIKFNNRSADWSNIDVNFYGQGALASLVLDLWIRENTANRSSLDDVMAELYRRHPLESGGFTLLDMADALSRVGNFSRSEAVRMLADVANTPGDLPLERNLAFVGLELTPREPDDGADIGVRLRDRDGFAEVRSVVDGRPAFDAGLIAGDLIVAVGTLRATPAAMDDLLDRTEPGDVLSLAFFRNGELQTLDVETVAKPPSGWDLDHADEPTRQQRDAYEAWLGLGWPGDESSGTESDG